Proteins found in one Coffea eugenioides isolate CCC68of chromosome 5, Ceug_1.0, whole genome shotgun sequence genomic segment:
- the LOC113771962 gene encoding protein TRI1 yields FALICSASSGKKRRGGPGGLNKLCGVSPELQAVVGQATMPRTEIVKQLWAYIRKNNLQDPNNKRKIICNDELRVVFETDCTDMFKMNKLLAKHIIPLEPTKQTAQNAKKAKIEVESGSESANTVPVVVISEALANFFGTDEREMSQAEVLRQVWEYIKVNQLEDPLNSMAIMCDAKLQELFGCQSISALGIPEMLARLHLLKKS; encoded by the exons tttgcacttatttgTAGTGCTTCAAGTGGGAAAAAAAGGAGAGGTGGTCCAGGTGGACTAAATAAACTCTGTGGTGTTTCTCCTGAACTTCAGGCAGTTGTGGGTCAGGCAACAATGCCCAGGACTGAG ATTGTGAAGCAACTTTGGGCGTACATAAGGAAAAATAACCTCCAAGATCCTAACAACAAAAGGAAGATAATTTGCAACGATGAGCTGCGTGTGGTATTTGAGACAGACTGTACTGATATGTTCAAGATGAACAAGTTGCTAGCTAAGCATATAATCCCTCTTGAACCTACAA AACAAACAGCTCAAAACGCTAAGAAAGCAAAAATAGAGGTGGAATCTGGAAGTGAAAGTGCTAATACAGTTCCAGTTGTGGTAATATCTGAAGCGCTTGCGAATTTCTTTGGTACTGATGAAAGAGAGATGTCCCAGGCTGAGGTACTACGGCAGGTGTGGGAATACATTAAGGTCAATCAGCTCGAG GATCCCTTGAATTCGATGGCAATCATGTGTGATGCAAAACTCCAAGAGCTTTTTGGATGTCAGAGTATTTCTGCACTGGGCATACCAGAGATGCTAGCAAGACTCCATCTACTTAAGAAATCATGA
- the LOC113772076 gene encoding putative lipid-transfer protein DIR1, whose product MANMEHVAKCLLVMAVIFLAAVGGGSGGGGGGAEATPTHICNVTIAELAECLPAITGKSPPEPSDDCCKALRKSDLHCLCKHKSQLSNPSKAMELPGKCGLELPHECQVRV is encoded by the coding sequence ATGGCAAATATGGAGCATGTGGCCAAGTGCCTGCTGGTAATGGCAGTGATATTCCTCGCTGCAGTCGGTGGtggtagtggtggtggtggtggtggtgctgAAGCGACACCTACCCATATTTGCAATGTCACGATAGCTGAACTTGCAGAATGCCTCCCGGCAATTACCGGCAAATCACCCCCGGAGCCCAGCGATGATTGTTGCAAGGCCTTGCGCAAGTCTGATTTGCACTGTCTTTGCAAGCACAAATCACAGCTAAGCAATCCCTCAAAGGCGATGGAGTTGCCTGGCAAATGTGGCCTTGAGCTACCACACGAATGCCAGGTCCGAGTCTAA